A window of Glycine soja cultivar W05 chromosome 2, ASM419377v2, whole genome shotgun sequence genomic DNA:
AACTCTTGGAGACAGCACTATTACTTCCGAGCACGTTTAGCAAAATTCTGGATGTTGTAAACAGTGACAACTTGTCAAGGGCAATTGAGTATTATTCCAATTTTGTCAGGGATGCTCACATTGAAAAGGATGTAAGGCAAAACTAGAATTCTTATTCATTGTATAATTCTCATTAATGCTTGATGCATTGTTCTTGCAACTCTTTTGCATGACCTTCCTGCAAGGAAGGGATTAAGATTGACATGGTtcagtatatattttatttaagatgAAAATCATTACTACAGAGATCTTTGGGAGACGTACTACAAAACTTGAAGAATATGCGCGAAAATCCCCCATCTTTAAATGTTGCTGTTGACTCTGAGATTATTAATGATGTTAATGTTCATTCAAGCAAAAATGGATTGGATCCTGCAATAGCCAATACTGAAATTGCTGTGCCTGACATTGACTGGGATATTTCTGTGGATAGTTCACAACTTGATTGGGACATTGGAACTGTAGAAGAAACAGAGGATAATGGTAATGGATTGGGTCCATATGAAATCATTAATGCCTCTGACATCGGATCTGATCTAACAATATCAAACCAAGAAATAGGATCACCTGCAGATATATCTTGGGATATTAGTGTGGATACTCCTCAGGTTGATGTCATTGATGATGATAATGCCCCAACTGTAGTGCTGGAGAATCAGACTTCTCTTCCTGATTCCCTATCTCAATTGACAGGAAACAAGGAAGAAAGGAGCCAGCTTTTAGATACGGAGTACAGAAATAAAATTCTTGATGATCTGTATGAGGTATATAATATTTATGCCAATTTACTGTCTTTACTCATTaagtttttgattttgataatgCAATTCCAAATTTCATATTACATCCCTAGATAGGGAAAGAAACATAGCTCTAGCAAATTTTGTTTACATCTTATGTTGTATTACTTACTAGTAAACAGTTATCTCCCCTgtatgaatttattattttgatgtcATTATTATTTTCAGATTAAACCTTAAATTTTGTAATGATTTTATATGCCATCAGATGAAATCCTTTTTAAATCAACGGTTGGCTGAATTGAGGAATGAGGAAACTTTGTCCCTGCAACATCAAGTCCAGGCAGTTGCACCCTTTGTACTACAGCAGTATGCTGCTGATGCCATTGAAACAATGCAAAGTGATATTTCTTTGGCAATTTCATTGCTGACAAATAGGAAGACAAGGGATCTGATTATGATTCTCAACTCCAAAAGGTACTGCTTGATATTTTATACCTAAAATTTCATGCTTAGGAGATGCACATTCACTGTGTATCCCGTTGTGTCAGATATTTTCTCAGTTTTGGATTTCTATGATGACTAAATGTAGTTGAAATTTACTTTTGAAAATGGCAACTAATATTCACAATTGCAAGTTTATGCACTGAATTACATATTATTAACAGGAAATGATAGTTGGAACCTTGAAGAACAAGTGATTTATGTTTCAAACAAAATCCAGACAAAATGATTTAGGTTGAGCCATAGACCCACTGTTGgatttgatatagtttattttgatgtttGTAATTTTTGTCTTGCATAACAAAAGAGTTGAAGACTTTAGTAATTGGTTTATCATGTAATATAGTAAGATGATGATTTTTTGGTGAATTTCAACTTGTCTATTTCTGTATTACTGTGTAACTTCAAATGCTCACGTTTAGGATGGCATGTTGAAGcatgcttttctcttttcttcatcttttaaaATGCTAAAATATTTGGACTTGCAGTTTTACTCACCCAATCCACATTAAGTATACTAACATTAACAGCCTTTATCATGTCAAATGCTTTATTTGGCTCTTTTTTCTTTAGCAGTATTCCTGTTGTATCTGATCTGTGTTAATTGATTGTGGTGTTGGGCCAAATTTCAGATTTCTAGATAGACTAGTCAATTCAttagaagaaaagaaacatCATGAAGTCAAGTTGAAAGAGGGGTTGAAGGACTTGGCTGCTAAACGTATGGAACTGCAAAATTCTTTATCTTCGTCATGGTCAAAGCAAGTAAGTTCTACCTTTATGTGCTTCCTATTCTTGAGGGGAGAGAAGTTGTAGTGTTTAACTGATTTTCAAATTTGTAGGATCttcccttctctctctttctctctctctctctctctctctctctctctctctatctcctTCCCCTTTGTCCCTGTAGTTTGTGTTGCCAAAAGTGACATTTGATTCCTACACTAGTTTTAACTATTACTAGATGCACTTTATTCTGGTAAATAGTAACAAGTTCATAATTCTATTTTGACAACCTGGTTGTGTTAAGGGTAATCAAATTACTGTTCTAATGAGTTTTTTTGTctcttaatttttatctaaaatgtGTATAGAGGAAAATTTAAGTTTATAATATATGGAAAATGTGATGTCAAAGCATGGCAACATGCAGGtcctgaaaaagaaaataataaaaaaaaagagaatggaaaaatctgatAATGGTTTCTGTCTTCAGTCAGGAGTCTCAGGATCTACCATTTGTTCATATTGTGtgttaagtttattttaaagaaatcacaacaacaacaacaacaacaacgccttatcccactagatggggtcggctacatggatcaacttccgccataatgttctatcaagtaccatacttttatccaaaccattaatttcgagatccttttttataacctctcttatagtctttttgggtcttcctctgcctcgaattgtttgtcttctctccatctggtctactctcctcactacagaatctaccggtcttctctccaCATAATAATCACTTTATTTTATCAACTTCCTGAGataatttttgtaaagaaaatctGTTTCTCCCGAAAAAAGCACCATCAAACATGCAAGTTCTCTATTGGGATTTTCTTTTTGGAGTACTTAAATCTTGCTTGGCAGATAGCAGTTAGCTGACGTATTGCGGTGAGAGTGGGCATAATTATCCACATGCAAAATAGTCTTGTAGCATCATTGATTTACCCTTATTTCTTTATTAAGACAATTATGAGTCAGGATgagatgtgtttttttttacaagaacagAACAATGtcacttcattttcattttcactgttAGTTTTGCCTACACTAGGAGATAGAGATCAGTTTATGTATATTGCTTTAGTCCTTCCATCTTTCTCTCCATTCCCCTTATTCTCAATTGTTTGCTACCCAGTACCCATGCGGGCAAAAGTCTATGTTCTATATGTATATCTGTGACAACTCAACTTTACATGTTACCCCCTCTCCCTAATCTGCCCCCTGTTCTTGTAGAAGAGACAAATTAACTCTTGAGTGAATTGCAGGATGCGGCTGTGGCAAAAACAAAAGAGCTGAAAAAACTATGTGAGAGTACACTTTCATCCATGTTTGATGGGAGACCAGTTAATATAATTGGAGAGATCAATGCTATTTTGACTAGTGGACTTGGAGCATGAGGAAGAGAAATTTCCTCCGATGATGATCAAGCCTTTAGGTGGATAGTGGCTGCCAAAATAGCTTAAGATAAAtttcttttagttcttattttttatattacctGTTCATTTCTGACAAACAGTGCTTTGACAATGCCAAGGGTACATGCGCTGATAATTCTCACTGAATGAAGTAACTTTTGGTACTTGGTCATTCTGCTGTTGTGTCCTTGTTGGTTTTACAAGCCGAGGATACCACTGGATACAATTTTTTTGgcttattatttgtattattttttaattccaaGTAAGGATGTAGAGCCTAGGCAATAAGTGCATGTTTCCCACGGCACGAGAGCCAAGTCATCTGACCGAGTTGCTATAAGTCTAGGTGTCCACTAAAAAGTTTGAATAATATTACGAAACATCAGATTCACTATTATCAAAAAATGAATATCAGTTCATGTTGGGCCATGTCATTGAATGTGGCATATACATCTCATCGAATAATTTGATTGCAAGGAATATGAATGAAGCTAAGAAATTAAAGCAACTAGCACAGGGCAACAGATAAAGGGTATCTATCTGCTTGATTTATGCAATCATCCATTCATAGTGTATTTGGGTTAGATTTATGGTGAgaagtaatcaattatttttttgtggcaAAGGCAAAGTAATAACcaattgcttttattttttcatggtATCACCATAAATTTATGGGAAGGAATTGATTCTTTGATGTTATTCCAACACTATCAAATTGTCCATTTTAACTCATCATTTTTGGATTTTTGGACCATGCCTGAGTTGATTGAGCAGGATGCACTGCGTGCATCTCTTTAGCCAGCAAGGCTTCTATATTTTGCATGGTTGGGCATCCCTCAATATTGGGTAAACTAGACAAGATAAACTTAAgaacgaaaagaaaaaaataagttaaggtTACATctcttgttgaaaaaaaaaatacataaaaaagatACATAGACAGAATCTCTTGTAGAAAAGATGGTGAAAATTTGTTTTAGAGGGTTTAGGCACGTATGAAGTCCTGTAGAAGTCTATTAGGAGAGTAGATCATATGGAAGTTACTGGGTACTAGAGAGGCGGAGTAAGATTGAGGAGGCAATAACTAAGGATTTATAGGTCAATAGCTATGggttatgtttgataaaattagccTATAAAATAGTTGAAAACTTATAAACTAATTGAAAGCTTATCATTTATAAGTTAAATgataaatgtcaaatgaagtgaggaaatttttaatatttttaatatttgaattttatttctaataacttaTCATCTTTAAAAGtaggataatatttttaatttttttattataaacaatagtaaaattaaataaaataaaatttattataattatattgtttaaaatcattttcttaacatttaaatactttattaataatattattttaagacaaaaataattttttttcttaaaatattcattttgttaATCTGTATAAGAAGAACTTGGATATGTATGTCTCTCATTTGGATGATTATGAAACATGATACAAAAAATAGATAAGGGAAtctttaaattgaataaaaagaataaaataaaatttcaaataaaatagttaggataaaattgagaagaagaaaaaaactaataacttataagttaacttatttttcataagttatttgaaataatttataaaaaataagctaCTTGAAGTAACTTATGGAAAATAAGTTATTCAAATAAGTAGCTTATAAGTTCCTCAAAAGTCGTAGCACATATAGTGCgacataaaatattataatatcacTAGATCAAACTAGTAGGTTTCTAGGGAGAAAAAAACttatgttttgaaaatttaggagggtaaatttattcttaatttactTTGAAGattaaattgatattaattattaaaatgtagtaTAAATTTACTTTCAGATCTTAAAGGTAAGCTCACGCTAGGAGTGATAATAGACCGAAACAAATAAGActttgtttaaatatgtttgatttatttAGTGTGTTTTGGATTAAACTTTCAATTCTACCAACatcaatttcaaaatcaagttgaatctaaagtaacaaatatttgcttcaactttttcaaattttggggctcaaaattgattttttagtatttaagtatactatttatcttattttatgttattatatctaaaatatctttaatttaattggaATTTTAGTTctcattattcatttttattccttatattaaattctaataaaggataaattaagaaaaaaaataatttttaattgagattggtgcaatgtaatttttttttaatttttagcgtgaattagtttttattttctttatatttaataCCAAACGGAGTATGAATTAAAAGCTAACATGTGCCGTGCACTTATGGACATCTTGTAATTGCTATTTAGAGTTAGAGCAAATAACTTAGTTgagtatttattaaataagtacatgcaaatatatatttatgaatgcattacttaataaaaaatgaaattgtttttATGAATTACTCTGGAGAGCTTattaaaataagatgaaaaaaacttatacataagctattttaattaattttctaaatatttatacaaatatttatagacttaaatatatttttgatcttTAATAAATactcaatattttgtatttgtttcataataaatttttacattgagttcttaataaaataatattttatttttgtctttgataaattatcaaattttatgtttaattattgataaattaataaattttattttaattcaaactaataacaaatgaaaaaaattatcagaaaataaatataaaattcattaatttatcagaaattaaaaaaatgttaaaaataaaaaacaaagttattttttagggattcaatgtaaattttttttattagaaaataaatataaaaatcagatatttattaaggatgaaaaatatatttaaatcatatttatataatcaaataattcgAATAAGCTATCATTAAGTTCCGTAGTCTCCGACCAAGACCTCCATCTAAGGAATCAATTCGCTGTATTATTATTAAGTGAAAGAATCCAAGCTGTGTCAATACTCAATAGTAACTGAGTAATTAAACATTAAACATTCATGTCATTAAGCAAACAGTTTCAACGGTCCAAAAAAGCTTGATCCTCTCCAGAGGTGAAATTCAATCTAATCCTTTTTACATGAGAAATTCCAGCTAATTCAAGCACGTGTTTTGTGCCTAATAAGAAGAGGAACAACAAAAGAAGCGAGCAGAAATCAAGTTAAATTTCTAGCCCGTTAATGTCAACCAGTTTACACTGTTAAAGTGTAGCTTCTGTATCACCGAGTGAGTACACATCAGGCAGATACATAGCTCAATGCGGGTGAACCGATAAAGCGCGAGGTGGTAGTGCGAAAAGACCTCTCAAGTGGATCAAGTTCAGTGCCATCTGCTGCACCACTCTTTGAAACGAGCTTTTGAGAAAACGATACAAGAGAGTCCACGATTTCAGACATTGGAGGTCGAAATTCCTTTACAGGCTGCACGAGAGACATGTTCAGTTTCATTGCAACACCCCCAGAAAAAAAGATTGAGCGAACGAACATATAACTGAGAAATGAATGATGTGCTATCCTACACAcctagagaaagaaagaaaaaaaaaagaagagaaaagtgaTAGATgtaatgaaaatttttgttggaCATCCAATATTATATCCAACACTTAGAGAgaataaagaaagagaaaaaaaaatataaatatgataagattaatAATGTGATAGGAAGAGAGAGATTGAAAATAATGAGAGATGTTAGTAGGctgtataaaattataaataattaaatgtatttCTACTATGGATGTAATAGGTATCTGATATAACAGGAGGAAGAGAGAAATAGACACAAAAGAAAGAGTGCCAATGGGCCGTCTAGAATATTGGAGTGTCTAAGTATCACTACTCATTTGAAGAACCAGAATGACCCATGCACACAATCATGAGTAAATTCGAGTTTATAACTTACTGACTCGATATTTAAAATCTAATATGGTTATTATACCTGAATGCAGAGGGAGATGATATCAGCATACCGAGAGAGAGCCTTGGAGGAAAACGTCCTTTTGATTGCTGGATCCACCATCTGTTCCAAACTGTCGCCATCATGAAGCCTTGATGAGGCCCACTTTGCCAGATATTGCTCTTCCCTTGGCCTGGAACTGTGTTTGAAGAGAAATAAAGGGTCATCATTCATC
This region includes:
- the LOC114392441 gene encoding CDK5RAP3-like protein; amino-acid sequence: MQTPDDVRNLPIDITFSRLGEWLVDRKRVPADWRKRVAAIRARISKEFPSLPKDSDPFFQTLDPEGIGYLEAKQIYDDLLKSTSESRNIFGRLSGAAGAWEAIVRSFEKDHVFLGEAAQILIQNVSYEIPYQRKQVQKIQQHLLELDRKEADIKRSAALSATKYAEACQELGLQGKNVRVELLETALLLPSTFSKILDVVNSDNLSRAIEYYSNFVRDAHIEKDRSLGDVLQNLKNMRENPPSLNVAVDSEIINDVNVHSSKNGLDPAIANTEIAVPDIDWDISVDSSQLDWDIGTVEETEDNGNGLGPYEIINASDIGSDLTISNQEIGSPADISWDISVDTPQVDVIDDDNAPTVVLENQTSLPDSLSQLTGNKEERSQLLDTEYRNKILDDLYEMKSFLNQRLAELRNEETLSLQHQVQAVAPFVLQQYAADAIETMQSDISLAISLLTNRKTRDLIMILNSKRFLDRLVNSLEEKKHHEVKLKEGLKDLAAKRMELQNSLSSSWSKQDAAVAKTKELKKLCESTLSSMFDGRPVNIIGEINAILTSGLGA